In the genome of Aedes aegypti strain LVP_AGWG chromosome 2, AaegL5.0 Primary Assembly, whole genome shotgun sequence, the window ATAATGAACTATCGATTGATCCAATCAGGAAATTCGATAACATTCAGGCATTCTTATCCAACGCACAAAAAATCTTACACATAAACATATCTAGAATAATAGTAGGTACTCACATTTGCATCACATTCTTCATGAAATCGGCCAGATCCTGCACGACGGCACAGTCTTCGGCCGGGACGATTTCCATCTGCCGGTACCTTTCGGCCAGTTCCATCAGCTGCTCCCCGCTTTCCACGCAACTGTCCAACCGTTCGTGCAGCTTGATTTCCTCCTCCAGCATCGACAGGAACACCCCGTCCTGTCGAATTTGCCGTTCCAACCCATTTGCCACACTTTGCAGGGATTCCACCTGGTCCGCGGTGTAACCTTTCCGGTGCATCAAATCCGACGGCAGTAGAATATTGTCCGGAATATTAAAAGTTCTCCGATACAGCTCGCTCAGTTCCTCCAGCTTTGGACCACACTCGGCAAACATTTCACTAGCGGCCGGGTAACAGTGGGACCGCATTTCCATTGCTTCCTCAGCGGACATCTTATGCTTGGCGATAAATTCGTCCGTGAAGGAAATCAGTGTCTGCTggatgagcgatttcaccaaCAGCTGATCTGGAAAAGCAAAAGCCATACGATAAGGCACAAGAAAGTCAGTACTCACACAAAAACTACTTTCGGCAATGATGTCCTCGGAGCAGAAATTGAAATGTTGCAGTTCATATTCCACTTTTGCTTGATCCATTTCAAATGGAAACGTAAAACacttttaaatcaaaatttttatgaaacGGATTAACTTTGTTGTTTTTAACCGCCGGTTGTAAAATTTCGCgcaatgttttgaaaacaaacaaaaatcgaaGCCAACACAATGTTGTAAAATTagccaaaattaaaaaaaaaattacccaaaTTACACAGTAAAAATAAATCGATTCCGGGGAGATTCGCACAGAAGGATGACATGAGTCAATATTTATGGCTGGTATGATCATaagcaatgagaatatataccgaggtgaggaagaagacatttagtgtgcgtgacatccgtgtacggtgcaaaatgtttcacaactacaagcgagcgagctcccataagaagccgtgtaaattagtgacgtagttatttttgtttgcattttttctctttactaattcatagccattgcttcttcttccacaccttagtatatattctcattggatcATAAGGGCCCATTCAAATATTCCATAACGCTGAAGTATGGGTGGGTGTCTTTAAgatgttacaggtcatacaaaattcggaaaacattctTACAAAAAGCGTTCTGAGGGGGTGTGTGTGTTGAAATTGGCCATATTTTGCGTTATGAAACTTGTGaattagggccgatttcttcacccccgCTTAGGCgttaaacctagtttaatcatatgggtaaacgtggtttacggcctaagcaaaggtgaagaaatcggcccttagacctaagtacagtcaactttcgttcgttgcactaagcCTGTAGCCCACTTATAgcggtaagctccatcgaagttaatacgccaatcgcgtatagagcttagtgacatttgaacacacgaagactagcatacgctcgtcatacacagtttgtttttgttttcctcaaagaaacttgcacacgctttccagactcaccaaaatgcatatggaaatattacccaatttgaaaaatttaaacccgTTTTCTGcgtgtttttcgagactgagtgcatattgttttcctctaaggttcacaactacatctacactagggtacccataccattgggcgtgaaacccactattaacttcgatggagcttaccaccattagtgaaagactttcactaatcgggctgagtttcgagctgtcaaataacataaaacaaaaaaaaaacaaaactaccaacattgataaatagggtcctaaaatgttgctGTAACtaatttagcaatttttcccgctcaaatagcggctatatcatatttgaactttagtttcaaaattgggtccataaatgaaccttgacacttttgatcatgttatgacgttcgcttagtcgacataaacaccacagggcttttagttttaaccgTTTTAACACTgcggttgttcctatctgacattttggaagggacacggaaaacaaaatacacccgaaaATTTGAAAggcaaggggtgtgacaaaatctaaagaaacataaaaatatattttttggacttaaacaaacgaaaaacatttaaaaattgagtaaacatgtgtttttggcctaaacttaaccgtttggcactaaaattgggacctaaaatttttaatgaaaaatctttaatttttaatgaaagggcatgttactgcaactacttaagcaatttttcccgttcaaataacggctatatcatgtttaaactttaatttgacaaacttgaacaaacgaaaaacattgaaaaattgagtaaacatgtgtttttggcctaaacttaagcgtttggcactaaaattgggacagggctttaggaccctattaaaaCGTAGCCCACTTAAAAATAGTGCAACTAATGAAATTCGACTGTACTTAAAAATATACttgatgttgtgacattcattCAACTTCACACGGTACGGtaatcataagtactgtgcaaaaggataggacaagaaatggtcaaggaatgattccccTACCGATATTACGAATGCGTTCTTTTCTGATCGCATTACGCAGTTGTAgacagttcaaacgggagttgCTGTAGAAGATTTTATAACCTTTGTAACGCCTgtcgtacaaatcaaatggagttGTCACTTTTCCATCCACTTATCCGCAAGCGGGAATGGCGTCTTGTGGCTGCTGCTTGATGGTGGGTGGGATTCAAAGTTTGACGTTTGTTGGAGGTCGTCAAAGCAAGGGCACCCACCAGTAAAAATTTTGTCCACGCTGGGTTTGatgtttgcaaaatatcaatgTGAAAGAGCGGTACGTTTTGATAGAAGTTTAACTTGAACAATTGGAATTCCGTCGTAGAAAAGTTGTTGAAATACCAACTGCTAAAGTGAGCACACTGtccgaagaaaatttattttttatatttaaggccggtttgctactgacaagaaaaggaatcgcctatctcgatgcgtggaaaatttctcccaagaaatggtcaagaaaatcacttttttctgatcgcagtacgcagttgagaagaaatgtcacttcaaagggggctctctgtaggaaatttcttgaccctttcagtcaaggaatttctttacttttcttgagcgaaacagcatacttagctttaaccAGGAATTCGCCCAACCAAGCCAACATCAATTTCGTAAGAATTCAAGCTTTCAGAAGCTATAACAACAACTTTCTCACCAAGCTCCTCTCGTAAAACAAAACACTCTTCTTGTAGCATAAGTTGGATCGTTGATTACGGTTAAGTCGTTTCGAATTTTGTTCTGTGCTGTATTTAATTAGTTTGCTGTTGTGCCGACTGTAACTAAAGCAAGTTTGATCACTCGTCTTTTCGCTCCTTGTGAAGTTGGCGTGAGTGCTGAGTAAATCCTGCAAATCAAATTTAACTTCGAGGTGATATACGACAAGACAATCCATTCTCGATCAGCAATGGAGGAAAACAgagattgcaaaaaatgttctcGATGTGTGGATGCGCATGTGGATTTGTTTACAGTATGCGAAGGGGATTGTGCTGGTCTCTTCCATATCAAATGCGTTGgattaaaagaagaagatttagaaGTTCTCACATGCTCGCAGAATATCTTGTGGATGTGTGATGCGTTAGAGTGggtcaaaaaatcgtttttgctccacaccgctcattcgattctagatcaaattctgggtGTCCTTCCAaagtttgagctcatttggatgaacactgagactgcacaagccctttaaagtttatatggaaattactatgggaaacgcaagcaattcattcaatcggtcatagtgtttgcccatgtgctcttggggattagaactacgttgatactgtgagatataaaaagcagctacaactttgccgaacaccgtttttaaatcggacgccccagtaattagttattgatttttgaatgagttgtaaaactttggctataattattgggctgttctgcaagcatcactggatatatgcagtaaaacatagtagccatgatttgtacgtgctatctttcgcgccagatgcagcaatgttgcctgttcagaagttaaatgagcactgctgaagaatttatgactggatataaatcaataactaattactgaggcgtccgatttgaaaacggtcttcggcaaagttgtagctgataaatgtatctcacagtatcaacgtggctcttatccccaagagcacatgggcaaacactatgaccgattgaatgaattgcttgcgtttcccatagtaattcccatataaactttaaagggcttgtgcagtctcagttttcatccaaataagctcaaactttgggaggacactcagaatttgatctagaatcgaatgagcggtgtggagcaaaaacgattttttgaaccactctagtgatGCGTGCATGGATAAGTTCCGAAAGATGAGAGATAGTATACGGCCTTATTCTGATAACGATGTGAAGAACACGAAAACGATTGAGAATGAAGTTCAGGAGCTCAAAAACACAGTGACTGACATTCTAGCTACTCTTTCGAAACTTCTATCCACGACCTCGACCACGGATGATGCTGAACTTCTGCACAGCACTCCAAATTCGTTACCTACACTCTGCAATGGAACAAATGGATGTATTGCCGCCGAACTAACCGATGAAGAGAATCTACAACATGTACGAGCTACAACAAACGAAGATAATTTCTCTTTATTTCTATCGAACATCGATCCATGTGCCACCGAATGGGACGTTCGTAGTATGGTTTCCCGCTGTCTTGGTGTATCTGAACCCGAACGATTGGATGTTACTAAATTAACGAAAAATTGGAATAATACTAGGGTGCTCGACTTTGTTTCTTTTAAAGTTGTTTTGAGTAAGAAATGGAAAACTAATGCGCTTAATTCATCGACGTGGCCTGTGAAAATTAAATTCAGGGAATTTATTAATAGGCACAATGAAACTTGGCGTCCGTAATTGTAAACATTACATCTTTCTAGTTTATAGTCTCGCGTTTGTTTGatgttaaaaattttgaaatagggtcctaaagccctgtcccaattttagtgccaaacgcttaagtttaggccaaaaacacatgtttactcaattttctaatgttttccgttggtttaaacccaaaaaacatttttttagattttgtcacatcctttggcttaaactcaaattttgggtgtattttgttttccgtgtcccttacgaaatgtcagataggaacaaccccagtggtcgaactaaaacccctgtggtgtttttgtcgactaagcgaacgtcaaacatgatcaaaagtgtcaaggttcattatggaccaaatttttaaattaaagtttaaacatgatatagccattatttgagcgtgaaaaattgctaaagtagttacagtaacatgctttttcgtgttattaaataaaaacaagatttcattaaaaattttaggacccaattagatGATGTTGAAAGATTAGAATGTGTGTGATATTTATTGTGTTGAGTGGTGCAGTGAATATGTTTTATTTGAACATGTTTTGTTTTGCTAGTacgatttttgtttgtttgttggtCAAGATAGTTTTAAGATATTCAATAAGACAAATTGTCAGTTGAGttatacaaataaataaataaaaataaaaatatccgGAACCTACACTCTCTGAACATCCTGTTCCTTAGAAATATGTGTTCCGCAGGAACGTAGCATCGGGATAGCTCGAGaattcattcattttcatgGGTGATCCTAGCTTGTTTGTACCATCGGCGTCGCTCTGTTTGCTTATTGGGATAGGATGGGAATCTGTGCAAGGACACTGTTTCCGGGatgcattttaaaatatatttacacATTtagatttacatttttttccaaaactatcaTCACCTATCATGGTTTAAGGCAATTGCCAAATTTACTTTCCGATAGATGCTTCTTTTTCTCCTCTGGGTGACAAGACTGCTGTCTCCGGTAGGTGAAACTTGCTTTGACGACCTCCAACAAACGTCAAATTTTGAATCCCACCCACCATCAAGCAGCACCCACTAGCCGCCATTCCCGCTCGCGGATAAGTGGATACGGAAAAATGGGTtgctcaatagggtcctaaagccctgtcccaattttagtgccatacgcttaagtttaggccaaaaacacatatttactcaattttagaaatgtttttggtttgtttaagttcaaaaacattttttaattatttttgtagaTTTTGTCATGCTCCTCGATTTAAACTAATATTTTGGGTATAATTTGCTTTCCCTGTCCCTTGCGATTGTCAAGggcgaacgcttaccgctcggctatcgatgcggttggatcGAGAGGGACCAAAACGTAAATAAAAAGCGCTCTTGATAACTCAATcgtgattggaatagtaaatttaaaaacttgttcatggttttcattacttcaacgcttgtttcagtgcacGCTTTAGTTGTATTATTTacacggagccgcaaatcaacccaactttgacttcttttgacgcaattcggctcttccgtgggataacccaaatttgtgTTAACTGatattgtcgcgcgcccaccaaatcggaacgtgggtgtgggacacgcgacgtgtgactcgttcccgacattactgtcataatgacatgtgtggcgctgcattatTACGAAGTTTATGAACGCAgtgcactattcaaatattagtcgcgacgcttgTAGATTgagaaaaacaatatttaaagaaaaatgtttgtccctatttctgtcggatccataatatATACCTATCGTTAGGTTGTTTTCATTTGACaacggcaaaacaaacaacccagtgcaaaaaaaatctacccagcgttagctttcgaagtctccgtgatgggtAAAAgcaacttaacgttaggtaaactcgaaagaacccaaatttggcttattccattgaacttcgacgctgggtcggtgcatctctctctgttttcgacaacattgctgttgcgggagaggcaaaacaacccaaccgtgggtgaaaactaaatgcagtttacccaaatttgagtaaaaagaacttataTTTTGGGTAGtttgatttctccgtgtacggTGTTCGATCATAAAACTGTCCGCATATTTT includes:
- the LOC5570344 gene encoding uncharacterized protein LOC5570344; the encoded protein is MDQAKVEYELQHFNFCSEDIIAENQLLVKSLIQQTLISFTDEFIAKHKMSAEEAMEMRSHCYPAASEMFAECGPKLEELSELYRRTFNIPDNILLPSDLMHRKGYTADQVESLQSVANGLERQIRQDGVFLSMLEEEIKLHERLDSCVESGEQLMELAERYRQMEIVPAEDCAVVQDLADFMKNVMQM